In the genome of Coraliomargarita algicola, one region contains:
- a CDS encoding histidine phosphatase family protein, producing the protein MGDANVFTPKGITQVADATEKLQKYQFDFVATSNQWRAYNTIAPYLKATNQKAEVWPELKEGKGMLTILSDDIPDVEEEILNKGKAIVLTEEEAAYLMIRPGSENDYEKYPKGSSDNEKVAYTKHVSLHAIKMIEERFGGTDQSILLAGHNSSGVSLLKLLLQKEPTGEARRGLTNTGIWMVEQQEDGSYKLMMYNDQPYQEEVKTSK; encoded by the coding sequence GTGGGGGATGCAAACGTCTTCACCCCTAAAGGAATCACACAGGTCGCAGACGCCACCGAGAAACTTCAGAAGTATCAGTTTGATTTTGTGGCCACTAGCAATCAGTGGAGAGCTTATAATACGATTGCGCCGTATCTGAAGGCGACCAATCAAAAGGCTGAAGTATGGCCTGAATTGAAGGAGGGGAAGGGGATGCTTACGATCCTTTCGGATGATATTCCTGATGTGGAAGAAGAGATCTTGAACAAAGGCAAAGCGATTGTTTTGACGGAAGAGGAGGCTGCCTATCTTATGATTCGCCCCGGTTCGGAGAACGACTACGAGAAGTATCCCAAAGGCAGTAGCGACAACGAGAAGGTGGCCTACACGAAGCATGTTTCTCTTCATGCGATTAAAATGATCGAAGAGCGTTTTGGTGGAACCGATCAATCGATTCTGCTCGCAGGACATAATAGTTCTGGGGTGTCGCTATTGAAGTTGTTACTTCAAAAAGAACCGACCGGGGAAGCCAGGCGGGGCTTGACCAATACCGGAATATGGATGGTTGAGCAGCAGGAGGACGGTTCGTATAAGCTGATGATGTATAATGATCAGCCTTATCAGGAAGAAGTGAAAACGAGTAAATAA
- a CDS encoding chitobiase/beta-hexosaminidase C-terminal domain-containing protein, protein MLKEIKILSSLLLSLNILGAAEIYVTPSGNDLNQGTQASPLASLEGARELIASNGLAGKESVTVWVAEGEYHMAKPLLLGPGDSGTASAPIYYRAIAGAEVTLKGSQALNPDAWKSWKNGVYMQSLKGTALEGADINQLFMSDTRMIRARYPNWDFENPLRYGKGYLTVTGGSQEHLNWKKGDLDAKQSLWKKPQEAIVHAFQKNNWGNMQFRIGDIDWANRQINFGEGGLQMQRRSGLGLHGKTASQYYIENVFEELDTEFEWYLDSDTQMLYFKPPADVAISDVTVEAATISRLVEFVGAQHVHFEGFHLTQTRATFMDAYTDLARGDWAIHRGGAVYFLDSNNCSIKDFHIEEVGGNGIFVDGHNREIHISGCLIENTGDSGVAFVGNEKAYREYQTWVSRYPISDYTDFEVGPKTDDYPANCSVSNTITRDVGVYGKQTSGVIVSMAMDITISHCSVYRIPRAGITFNDGAWGGHIMEFCDIYDTILDTGEHGPFNGWGRERYWNGGKSQKELVRLDVLKTTILRNNRVGNYRAGVSAGNWTIDLDDGCSDYEIYNNLMLGSTLKLRDGYYRKVYNNIIVSAIPIGLHCWFEDNSEDIFKHNITVVAGGAEGSGRTSGSVIGPGLMPDDIGVWGTFDYNLWWNLNADDFSAGQHARSLEAWQEKQGAHSVFADPLFVDPANGNYQVKPESPALKLGFKNFPMDQFGHRMTRIMQGYREFTDTVEVVIRADARGGEVRYTLDGSHPTKTSTLYTDPLIIDRTTTIRAATFNEVGHEVGFPDEATVTKVEKLERQSWLASLLAGEYVGPDGKAGSASASSHGSKEIKETLPEITGRYVRIELPGDRQTLSLAEVQVFEEGTNVAIKGVATQINTRSGAGPERAIDGNTSGDYQLKTVTHTEQDIANPWWEVDLGRSVAIERIVIFNRSVIQNRLDGYTLKVLDTDRKEVFVKAGNKSADKMSYVGANAEPIPTMELVGMDLVTISDYPDYIDASGGQFFGAFVRQLEANSKAAKAGFRNGDTLIKVGEMDVRNLNDLDKALKAQPGVLTVKVFRGYEHVELELER, encoded by the coding sequence ATGCTTAAAGAAATAAAAATACTCAGCTCATTGTTACTCTCGCTCAATATCCTCGGCGCTGCTGAAATTTATGTGACACCCAGTGGCAATGATTTAAATCAAGGCACTCAGGCCAGTCCACTCGCCAGTCTTGAGGGGGCGCGTGAGTTGATCGCGTCTAATGGACTCGCGGGTAAAGAGTCTGTAACAGTTTGGGTCGCGGAGGGGGAATATCACATGGCGAAACCGCTTCTTCTCGGACCAGGAGATTCGGGAACAGCCAGTGCTCCGATTTATTATCGTGCGATTGCTGGCGCCGAGGTGACACTGAAGGGCAGTCAGGCTTTGAATCCCGATGCGTGGAAGTCATGGAAGAACGGTGTTTACATGCAGTCACTGAAGGGCACAGCACTTGAAGGCGCTGATATTAATCAGCTCTTTATGTCAGACACGCGGATGATCCGTGCTCGCTACCCGAACTGGGATTTTGAGAATCCGCTTCGTTACGGTAAAGGTTATCTGACTGTAACGGGTGGATCACAAGAGCATCTTAATTGGAAGAAGGGGGATTTGGATGCAAAGCAAAGCCTTTGGAAGAAACCTCAAGAGGCCATCGTGCATGCCTTCCAAAAGAACAATTGGGGGAATATGCAATTTCGAATCGGCGATATTGATTGGGCGAATCGTCAGATCAATTTTGGGGAAGGAGGCTTGCAAATGCAGCGTCGCTCTGGCCTTGGGCTACATGGTAAGACGGCATCACAATACTACATTGAAAACGTTTTTGAGGAGCTGGATACAGAGTTTGAGTGGTATTTGGATTCCGATACGCAGATGCTTTATTTTAAGCCACCTGCTGACGTTGCTATCAGCGATGTGACTGTTGAGGCGGCGACGATTAGCCGGCTCGTCGAGTTTGTTGGAGCCCAGCACGTTCATTTCGAAGGCTTCCACTTAACACAGACACGTGCGACCTTTATGGATGCATATACCGATCTTGCGCGTGGCGATTGGGCGATTCATCGCGGCGGCGCGGTTTACTTCCTCGATAGTAATAACTGCTCGATTAAGGACTTTCACATCGAAGAGGTGGGTGGAAACGGAATCTTTGTTGATGGGCATAATCGCGAAATTCATATTTCGGGCTGCTTGATTGAGAATACTGGGGATAGTGGTGTCGCCTTTGTTGGAAATGAAAAGGCATATCGCGAATATCAAACATGGGTGTCGCGGTATCCAATTTCTGACTATACCGACTTTGAGGTTGGACCTAAGACAGATGACTACCCTGCTAACTGTAGTGTGAGTAATACAATTACTCGTGATGTTGGTGTCTATGGTAAGCAGACTTCAGGTGTAATTGTTTCAATGGCGATGGATATTACGATCAGTCATTGTTCAGTCTATCGCATCCCGCGTGCTGGCATCACATTTAACGACGGTGCATGGGGTGGACATATCATGGAGTTCTGTGACATCTATGATACAATCCTTGATACGGGCGAGCATGGCCCGTTTAATGGATGGGGGCGTGAGCGCTATTGGAATGGCGGAAAATCGCAAAAAGAGCTCGTTCGACTGGATGTGCTAAAGACCACGATTTTACGTAATAATCGGGTGGGGAACTACCGTGCAGGCGTGAGTGCGGGTAATTGGACCATTGATTTGGATGATGGTTGCTCGGATTATGAAATATATAATAATCTGATGCTCGGTTCCACGCTCAAGTTGCGTGACGGATATTACCGTAAGGTCTATAACAATATTATCGTAAGCGCGATCCCGATTGGCCTTCATTGCTGGTTCGAGGATAACAGCGAGGACATTTTTAAGCATAATATCACAGTCGTTGCAGGAGGGGCCGAAGGCTCAGGCCGCACTTCAGGCAGTGTAATCGGACCCGGTCTCATGCCAGACGATATCGGCGTCTGGGGCACCTTTGACTATAATCTATGGTGGAACTTAAATGCCGACGATTTCTCTGCGGGGCAGCATGCGCGGTCGTTAGAAGCATGGCAGGAGAAGCAGGGAGCGCACAGTGTGTTTGCAGATCCGCTCTTCGTCGATCCAGCCAACGGTAACTACCAAGTGAAGCCAGAGTCGCCGGCGTTGAAGCTCGGCTTTAAGAACTTTCCTATGGATCAGTTCGGGCACCGTATGACACGTATCATGCAGGGGTATCGCGAATTCACCGACACGGTTGAAGTGGTCATTCGTGCGGATGCGCGCGGCGGAGAAGTTCGTTACACGTTGGATGGTTCACACCCGACGAAGACTTCGACTCTTTATACAGATCCGCTCATCATTGATCGCACAACGACGATTCGAGCGGCGACTTTCAATGAAGTTGGGCATGAAGTCGGTTTTCCAGATGAAGCGACGGTGACTAAGGTTGAGAAGCTGGAGCGACAAAGTTGGTTAGCTTCATTGCTTGCGGGGGAGTATGTTGGCCCAGATGGAAAAGCTGGGAGCGCCAGTGCTAGCAGCCACGGTTCCAAGGAGATCAAAGAAACGCTGCCAGAGATCACGGGGCGTTACGTTCGTATCGAGTTGCCTGGTGATCGGCAGACGCTCTCTTTGGCGGAGGTGCAAGTCTTCGAGGAGGGGACTAATGTCGCAATCAAGGGTGTCGCCACTCAAATCAATACTCGTTCGGGTGCAGGACCAGAGCGAGCGATTGACGGTAACACGAGTGGTGATTATCAATTGAAGACGGTGACACATACGGAGCAGGATATTGCGAATCCTTGGTGGGAAGTAGATCTAGGCCGCAGTGTTGCGATCGAGCGCATTGTGATTTTTAATCGTAGTGTGATTCAGAATCGTCTGGATGGTTATACTTTGAAAGTGCTCGATACAGACCGGAAGGAAGTCTTCGTCAAGGCAGGCAACAAGTCTGCGGACAAGATGAGCTATGTCGGTGCTAATGCTGAACCGATACCAACGATGGAATTGGTGGGGATGGATTTAGTGACCATTTCCGATTACCCAGATTATATCGATGCCTCTGGTGGTCAGTTCTTCGGTGCCTTCGTGCGCCAGTTGGAAGCTAATTCGAAGGCTGCCAAAGCAGGTTTCAGAAACGGTGATACTTTGATTAAAGTTGGGGAGATGGACGTGCGTAATTTGAATGATCTGGATAAGGCGCTCAAAGCACAGCCTGGAGTGCTTACTGTGAAAGTGTTCCGTGGCTATGAGCATGTTGAACTTGAATTAGAGCGTTAG